From the genome of Methylomonas sp. UP202, one region includes:
- a CDS encoding type II toxin-antitoxin system PemK/MazF family toxin, with protein sequence MVSRQQTAAWVPERQDIIWIDCNPQVGQEMRDIHPFLVLSPRIFNEKTSLVIGLPMTTAAYNADNPFAVAVGKAGGRKAEQTSYVLCHQPKSFNWRLRKAKPHPLKVLPGNLFAQVCERLNQIIQIGSG encoded by the coding sequence TTGGTAAGCCGACAGCAAACAGCGGCCTGGGTACCGGAAAGGCAAGACATCATCTGGATCGATTGCAATCCGCAAGTCGGCCAGGAAATGCGCGACATCCATCCGTTTTTAGTGCTTTCGCCACGCATCTTCAACGAAAAAACCTCGCTGGTGATCGGCCTGCCCATGACAACCGCCGCCTATAACGCCGACAATCCGTTTGCGGTCGCCGTCGGTAAAGCCGGCGGCCGCAAAGCCGAACAAACCAGTTATGTGCTCTGCCACCAACCCAAATCCTTCAACTGGCGCTTGCGCAAAGCCAAACCCCATCCGCTCAAGGTCTTGCCTGGCAATTTGTTCGCTCAGGTTTGCGAGCGGTTGAATCAGATTATTCAGATAGGTTCGGGGTGA
- the queF gene encoding preQ(1) synthase, whose product MSTQPSSDLTTFENPRPARDFTIRIDIPEFTCLCPMTGQPDFAKLTLEYVPDRLCVELKSLKLYMWTFRERGAFHEAVTNEILDHIAAATQPNFMRLRADFNVRGGIYTTVVVEHRNPAWQAPTPVQLP is encoded by the coding sequence ATGAGTACCCAACCCAGTTCCGACCTGACCACTTTCGAAAATCCCAGACCGGCGCGCGATTTCACGATCCGTATCGACATTCCGGAGTTCACCTGTTTGTGCCCGATGACCGGCCAGCCGGATTTCGCCAAATTGACGCTCGAATACGTGCCGGATCGGCTGTGCGTCGAATTGAAATCGCTAAAACTGTATATGTGGACCTTCCGCGAGCGCGGCGCCTTCCACGAAGCGGTCACCAACGAAATTCTCGATCACATCGCCGCGGCGACCCAACCGAATTTCATGCGCTTGCGCGCCGACTTCAATGTGCGCGGCGGGATCTATACGACGGTGGTCGTCGAACATCGCAACCCGGCTTGGCAAGCGCCGACGCCGGTCCAGTTGCCCTGA
- a CDS encoding AbrB/MazE/SpoVT family DNA-binding domain-containing protein, which produces MTEAILDIKQWGNNLGVRLPAAIAKAAHLHNHQRVRISVEDDRVIITPIANEALTLEQRLARFDPERHGGEAMAVAEAIGAERW; this is translated from the coding sequence ATGACCGAAGCCATACTCGATATCAAACAATGGGGTAATAACCTGGGCGTGCGCCTACCCGCGGCCATTGCCAAAGCCGCCCATTTGCATAACCATCAACGAGTGCGAATTTCCGTTGAAGACGACAGGGTGATTATCACGCCGATAGCCAATGAAGCCTTGACGTTGGAGCAGCGCTTGGCTCGCTTCGATCCCGAGCGGCACGGTGGCGAAGCGATGGCGGTCGCGGAAGCAATCGGTGCCGAACGTTGGTAA
- a CDS encoding TPM domain-containing protein: MKRYLAADCQARLWEAIKHIERGSQAEVVVVFRARSAEYGSVPLVWGLAAAWLCFTLLMYAPVEFENWLIYYAPLLTFAFAYAVATLPIIKRFSVRRARLDKAVEILARAIFQKAGIQHTSGKTGLLVYCSLLERRVFLLADRGLEQAIPQPVWRTLQAEFDAVFAAGRPEQALLQALANTADACARYLPVRTGDLNELPDRLDVDL, encoded by the coding sequence ATGAAACGATATTTGGCGGCAGACTGTCAGGCCCGGTTATGGGAGGCGATCAAGCATATCGAACGCGGTTCGCAAGCCGAAGTCGTGGTGGTGTTCCGGGCGCGCTCGGCCGAATACGGCTCGGTGCCGTTGGTCTGGGGATTGGCTGCGGCCTGGCTGTGTTTTACGCTGCTGATGTACGCGCCGGTCGAGTTCGAAAACTGGCTAATCTACTACGCCCCGCTGCTGACTTTCGCTTTTGCTTACGCCGTCGCCACGTTGCCGATCATCAAGCGCTTTAGCGTACGCCGGGCGCGTCTGGACAAGGCGGTGGAAATCCTGGCTCGGGCGATCTTTCAAAAAGCCGGCATTCAGCATACGAGCGGCAAGACCGGCTTGCTAGTGTATTGCTCGCTGTTGGAGCGGCGAGTGTTTCTGTTGGCGGATCGGGGACTGGAGCAAGCGATTCCGCAACCGGTTTGGCGGACGCTGCAAGCCGAGTTCGACGCGGTCTTCGCCGCCGGCCGGCCGGAACAGGCCTTGCTGCAGGCCTTGGCGAACACCGCCGACGCTTGCGCCCGCTACCTGCCGGTGCGCACCGGCGACCTCAACGAATTGCCGGACCGGCTGGACGTCGATTTATGA
- a CDS encoding TIM44-like domain-containing protein, whose translation MKKWLAIVTLVGLTVSQALPARPGGGHSSSSHSSSSSHSFSGGSHSSSGWSTHSGGSSAAHPMSTLEALVLFLIIAAIVIYIIHQQSQTRAIPATPPPEVRVRRQNGIAEQVAALKRLDRNFSAIVFLEFVHSLYCKFYEYSTKPEFEYLSPFLSAELQGHFSKAQPWTVSEIVVNGMRWLAVDTTGADSDSIDIEIDANYSLDLQDAHSRYAVVERWRLYRRKGLLSAEPEKMQTLSCPQCGGPAHFTDTGVCGYCGATVQKGGEQWCLGKRIVVGTHAVPVDEGLAAYAEEQGTQAVTIKQSDLIEQINAWQQRYGLADWTPFWAPFEKDVVRQYFLTIYGCWSRREWQAARHLLSDRLYETNAFWQKMYVARGWFNRLDNLRIEQVVLAKIDSDLFYEAVTVRIFAACNDYTEDGNGKLVGGSKSKLRRYSEYWTFVRRTATERRDQPYALNQCPSCGAPADNMGQSGECGYCGSKISTGQFSWVLFLIEQDEVYAG comes from the coding sequence ATGAAAAAGTGGCTTGCGATCGTAACGTTGGTCGGTTTGACCGTTTCCCAAGCGCTGCCGGCCCGGCCGGGCGGCGGGCATTCCAGCAGTTCGCACAGCTCATCGAGTTCGCACAGTTTTAGCGGCGGCTCGCATTCGAGTTCCGGTTGGAGCACCCACAGCGGCGGATCGTCGGCCGCTCATCCGATGTCGACGCTGGAAGCGTTGGTCCTATTTTTAATTATCGCCGCGATCGTCATTTACATCATCCACCAACAATCGCAAACCCGCGCCATCCCCGCCACCCCGCCGCCGGAAGTCCGCGTCCGCCGACAAAACGGCATTGCCGAGCAAGTCGCCGCGCTGAAGCGGCTGGACCGCAACTTTTCGGCGATCGTGTTTCTGGAATTCGTGCATTCCCTGTATTGCAAATTTTACGAATACTCAACCAAGCCGGAATTCGAGTACTTGTCGCCATTCTTAAGCGCCGAGCTACAAGGCCATTTCAGCAAAGCCCAACCCTGGACCGTCAGCGAAATCGTCGTCAACGGCATGCGCTGGCTCGCGGTCGACACGACCGGCGCCGACAGCGACAGTATCGACATCGAGATCGACGCCAACTACAGCTTGGACCTGCAAGACGCGCATTCGCGCTACGCCGTCGTCGAGCGTTGGCGGCTATACCGCCGCAAGGGCTTACTGTCGGCGGAACCTGAAAAAATGCAGACCCTGAGCTGCCCGCAATGCGGCGGCCCCGCGCATTTTACCGATACCGGCGTGTGCGGCTATTGCGGCGCGACCGTGCAAAAAGGCGGCGAGCAATGGTGTCTGGGCAAGCGCATCGTGGTCGGTACCCACGCGGTACCGGTGGACGAAGGCTTGGCGGCCTACGCCGAAGAGCAAGGCACGCAAGCCGTCACGATCAAACAAAGCGATCTGATCGAACAAATCAATGCTTGGCAGCAACGATACGGCCTCGCCGATTGGACGCCGTTCTGGGCGCCGTTCGAGAAAGACGTCGTTCGTCAATATTTCTTGACCATTTACGGCTGCTGGAGCCGGCGCGAATGGCAAGCGGCCCGGCATTTGCTGTCGGACCGGCTCTACGAAACCAACGCCTTTTGGCAAAAAATGTACGTCGCGCGCGGCTGGTTCAACCGGTTGGATAATCTGCGGATCGAACAAGTCGTTTTGGCGAAAATCGATAGCGACCTGTTTTACGAAGCCGTCACCGTACGCATCTTCGCCGCCTGCAACGATTACACCGAAGACGGCAACGGCAAACTGGTCGGAGGCTCCAAATCCAAGTTACGGCGCTATTCCGAATACTGGACCTTCGTCCGCCGCACCGCCACCGAACGCCGCGACCAGCCCTACGCGCTAAACCAATGCCCCAGCTGCGGTGCCCCGGCCGACAACATGGGCCAAAGCGGCGAATGCGGTTATTGCGGCAGCAAGATCAGCACCGGCCAGTTTTCCTGGGTGCTGTTTTTGATCGAGCAGGACGAGGTGTATGCGGGTTGA
- a CDS encoding ArsR family transcriptional regulator translates to MTLLVHRVGLDDNLQESLRIAWLNEDETSTTLLELLRRIYLALSKRYPGDYRANDLEPIYDLEAEAAERLLATLLLEKLAGKTLLVALENLDALFEGLGKAGQQRLRAFIQEHPVMTIVATAQRLVDDVSKRNSTFFGFFQTEMLAMLSVEEAAELLGKIAALNRQDKAAAFLRSPTGRSRVRALHHLSGGNHRVYLVLSQFITGDNIDALVEPFAKMVDEMTPYYQERIRWLPPQQRKIVEFLCGRERPTPVKDMARHLFASQQTISSQLKDLRAKGYVQSAQRGRESLYEIAEPLMRICVEIKENQSPGPLRLLVDFLRIWYDGVQLDDHLSACGEGSLARGYLQAAIDRNSVLGNLRAQLLVEDFRNELNDEQREEWMALIEDTAEVSEELAVACGELAKGNHELGLQYLAEIGDKNSNYPELIKINSNLWAARVYFKLGDYNSVIRSVNSVVEYTEVPYSVLSSALSLRGKSYAKIGHIEMALDDFNKVIALEKAPPEMVANVLIERAPLLVISGKIEDALSDLKAVIAMKDISSETFAKAYIYIALTDDILGKHQDAISSYSAIMSLPKISFNYIGYVSHLRGLAYLNLHDLEHAEQDFRAATVTKEIPIALIANSYIGLSIILFSKGQWEEGVINLSNGLEFINDIHKPKEKLLEIIISIIFVSNLSPTIRKQRIAELMQVFEQHHASNYLGEALIRHLGSLHRDPDETPSPDNLEQWCSAWEAAGTNSEAMKLPLRLLRTGIDFLKAGAQDRSVLLDLNQEERQILVQTFGLGED, encoded by the coding sequence TTGACTTTGCTGGTTCACCGCGTCGGCCTGGACGACAACTTGCAAGAGTCGCTACGGATCGCCTGGCTGAACGAGGACGAAACCAGCACCACGCTGCTCGAACTGTTGCGCCGCATTTATTTGGCGCTGTCTAAGCGCTACCCCGGCGACTACCGGGCAAACGATTTGGAACCCATTTACGACTTGGAGGCCGAGGCCGCCGAACGGCTGCTAGCTACGTTATTGCTGGAAAAGCTGGCCGGTAAAACCTTGCTAGTTGCATTGGAAAACCTGGACGCCTTGTTCGAAGGCCTGGGCAAAGCCGGCCAACAACGCTTACGCGCTTTCATTCAGGAACATCCGGTGATGACCATCGTCGCCACCGCGCAACGTTTGGTAGACGATGTGTCCAAGCGTAACAGCACCTTCTTCGGTTTTTTTCAGACCGAAATGCTGGCGATGTTGTCGGTGGAAGAAGCCGCCGAATTGCTCGGCAAAATCGCCGCGCTCAACCGTCAGGATAAAGCCGCCGCCTTTTTGCGCAGCCCCACCGGCCGTTCGCGGGTACGGGCCCTGCACCATTTGTCCGGCGGCAACCACCGGGTTTATCTGGTGTTGTCGCAATTCATTACCGGCGACAACATCGATGCTTTGGTCGAACCCTTCGCCAAAATGGTCGACGAAATGACGCCCTATTATCAGGAACGCATCCGCTGGCTACCGCCACAACAACGTAAAATCGTCGAATTTTTGTGCGGCCGGGAACGGCCGACGCCGGTCAAGGACATGGCCCGCCACCTGTTCGCCAGCCAACAAACCATCTCCAGCCAACTCAAGGATTTGCGCGCCAAAGGCTACGTGCAATCGGCCCAGCGCGGCCGCGAGTCGCTATACGAAATCGCCGAACCCTTGATGCGGATTTGCGTGGAAATCAAGGAAAACCAATCGCCCGGCCCGCTGCGGCTATTGGTGGATTTTTTGCGGATTTGGTACGACGGCGTGCAACTCGACGATCACCTGTCGGCCTGCGGCGAAGGCAGTTTGGCGCGCGGTTATCTGCAGGCGGCGATCGATAGAAATTCAGTTTTGGGGAATTTGCGAGCGCAGTTGTTGGTGGAGGATTTTCGGAATGAATTAAACGACGAGCAGCGCGAAGAATGGATGGCTTTAATCGAGGACACTGCGGAGGTATCGGAAGAGCTGGCAGTTGCTTGTGGGGAATTGGCCAAGGGAAATCATGAACTGGGACTTCAATATCTTGCAGAAATTGGAGACAAGAATAGCAATTATCCTGAATTGATAAAAATAAACAGCAATCTTTGGGCTGCAAGAGTGTATTTTAAACTGGGAGATTACAATTCAGTTATTCGTTCTGTAAATTCTGTTGTTGAATATACCGAAGTGCCATATAGCGTACTCTCTTCCGCTCTAAGTTTACGGGGGAAATCCTATGCGAAAATCGGCCATATTGAAATGGCGCTTGATGACTTTAACAAGGTTATTGCTTTAGAAAAAGCACCGCCGGAAATGGTCGCAAATGTACTGATTGAACGTGCTCCATTATTAGTAATTAGCGGAAAGATAGAAGATGCATTATCTGATTTGAAGGCTGTTATAGCAATGAAAGATATATCATCTGAAACTTTTGCTAAGGCGTATATATATATTGCATTAACAGATGATATTCTAGGTAAGCATCAAGATGCTATTTCTAGCTACAGCGCCATCATGTCGCTACCTAAAATTTCTTTCAATTATATTGGTTACGTATCACACCTGAGGGGGTTAGCTTATTTAAATCTTCATGATCTAGAGCATGCTGAACAAGATTTCAGAGCAGCTACCGTTACGAAAGAAATACCGATTGCGTTAATTGCAAACTCCTATATTGGATTATCGATAATTTTGTTTTCAAAAGGACAATGGGAAGAAGGTGTAATTAATTTAAGTAATGGTTTAGAATTTATAAACGACATACACAAGCCAAAAGAGAAGCTTCTAGAAATTATCATTTCTATAATATTTGTCAGTAATCTTTCTCCAACAATTCGCAAACAACGCATCGCCGAACTGATGCAAGTTTTCGAACAACACCATGCCTCGAATTACCTCGGCGAAGCCCTAATACGCCATTTGGGTAGTCTCCACCGCGATCCCGACGAAACACCTAGTCCCGACAATCTGGAGCAATGGTGTTCGGCTTGGGAAGCCGCCGGCACAAACAGCGAAGCTATGAAATTGCCGCTACGCCTGTTGCGCACCGGTATCGACTTTCTGAAAGCCGGCGCTCAGGACCGTAGCGTTTTGCTGGACCTGAACCAAGAAGAACGGCAAATTTTGGTTCAGACTTTCGGTCTCGGGGAAGATTAA
- a CDS encoding SPFH domain-containing protein, giving the protein MGLFDGLQRQLRSVIEWQQPAPNALFEQWTDNGDEIKNASTLIVGPGQGCIFVYRGKVQAVFDTEGSYNLQTDNIPFWTTIASFMQFFESQYKVGIYFYRKTVILDQKWGTTSMIKYLDPTYKFPAGLRAYGNYSYRLADPAGFFVNVVGEQKAFTTEQLRTVIVARLGQPLADFLATSRFGYLDIDTNREEIAAGVLQKLLPMFAELGFAITDFRIEGTDFDEDTLKRINRIADMTAEAQAAKEVGLDYARIQQLEAMREAARNEGGGAGMGMGLGAGISFGQNIAQAMNNPAAAAAAPAPAAADPMEKLAQLKKMFEAELITAEEYAEKKKSILDGM; this is encoded by the coding sequence ATGGGACTTTTCGACGGTTTGCAACGCCAACTGCGCTCGGTCATCGAATGGCAACAGCCGGCGCCGAACGCCTTGTTCGAACAATGGACCGACAACGGCGACGAAATCAAAAACGCTTCGACCTTGATCGTCGGCCCTGGCCAGGGTTGCATCTTCGTCTATCGCGGCAAGGTGCAGGCGGTGTTCGACACCGAAGGCTCCTACAACCTGCAGACCGACAACATCCCGTTTTGGACCACGATTGCCAGCTTCATGCAGTTTTTCGAAAGCCAGTACAAGGTCGGCATTTATTTCTACCGCAAGACCGTGATTTTAGATCAGAAGTGGGGTACCACTTCGATGATCAAATATCTGGACCCAACCTATAAATTTCCGGCCGGTCTGCGCGCCTACGGCAATTATAGTTACCGTCTCGCCGACCCCGCCGGGTTTTTCGTCAACGTGGTCGGCGAGCAAAAGGCCTTTACCACCGAGCAATTGCGTACCGTGATCGTCGCGCGGCTCGGCCAGCCGCTGGCCGATTTTCTGGCCACCAGCCGCTTCGGTTATCTGGATATCGATACCAATCGCGAAGAAATCGCCGCCGGCGTGCTGCAAAAGTTGCTGCCGATGTTTGCGGAACTGGGCTTCGCGATCACCGACTTCAGAATCGAAGGTACCGACTTCGACGAAGACACCCTGAAACGCATCAACCGCATCGCCGACATGACCGCCGAAGCCCAGGCCGCCAAGGAAGTCGGTCTGGACTACGCCCGCATTCAGCAATTGGAGGCGATGCGCGAAGCCGCCCGCAACGAAGGCGGCGGTGCAGGGATGGGCATGGGCTTGGGCGCCGGCATCAGTTTCGGTCAGAACATCGCGCAAGCGATGAACAATCCCGCGGCCGCCGCCGCCGCGCCCGCACCGGCCGCCGCCGATCCGATGGAAAAACTCGCGCAACTGAAAAAAATGTTCGAAGCCGAGTTAATCACCGCCGAAGAATACGCGGAAAAGAAGAAAAGCATTTTGGACGGGATGTAA
- a CDS encoding AraC family transcriptional regulator has product MTDTVANAAYAARFDRVFEYIDRHLFEPLSVDELSRQAHFSRFHFQRQFSAYTGLSTTRYVQLLRLRKASYQLVFQERRPITDIALETGFGNAESFSRAFKKCFGQTPTQFRTQPAWQPWNQRMRLPQRIRSHFMQVNIVEFSETLIAVLEHRAAPSLVMDTVRTFIDWRKQSGLSPIATSRTFGIAYDDPAVTPPDEFRFDVCGEVEQAVPENPQGVVNKRIAAGRYAVVRHTGSTDRISDSVYYLFRDWLPGSGEELRDFPLFFHYIKRVPETPEHEQITDIYLPLA; this is encoded by the coding sequence GTGACAGACACAGTAGCGAACGCGGCCTATGCGGCGCGCTTCGATCGGGTTTTCGAGTACATCGACCGGCACTTGTTCGAGCCGCTGTCGGTTGACGAATTGAGCCGGCAGGCACATTTTTCCCGCTTCCATTTTCAACGGCAGTTTTCCGCTTATACCGGGCTGAGCACGACCCGCTACGTGCAGCTATTGCGCTTGCGCAAGGCCTCGTATCAACTGGTGTTTCAGGAACGGCGGCCGATTACCGATATTGCGTTGGAAACCGGATTCGGTAACGCGGAATCGTTCTCTCGCGCCTTCAAAAAATGCTTCGGACAAACGCCGACTCAATTCAGAACCCAACCCGCATGGCAGCCGTGGAACCAGCGCATGCGCTTACCCCAACGTATCAGGAGTCACTTTATGCAAGTCAACATCGTCGAATTTTCCGAAACTCTGATTGCCGTGCTGGAGCACCGCGCCGCGCCCAGCCTAGTGATGGACACGGTTCGAACCTTCATCGATTGGCGCAAGCAGAGCGGCCTGTCGCCGATTGCCACGAGCCGGACCTTCGGTATAGCCTACGACGACCCCGCCGTCACTCCACCGGACGAGTTTCGCTTCGATGTCTGCGGCGAGGTCGAGCAAGCCGTGCCGGAAAACCCGCAAGGCGTGGTCAATAAACGCATCGCGGCGGGCCGCTATGCCGTGGTGCGCCATACCGGTTCGACCGACCGCATCAGCGATAGCGTATATTACCTGTTCCGCGACTGGCTGCCCGGCAGCGGCGAGGAATTGCGGGACTTCCCGCTGTTTTTCCACTATATCAAGCGCGTGCCGGAAACGCCGGAGCACGAACAGATCACGGATATCTACCTGCCATTGGCCTAA
- a CDS encoding transposase, with protein sequence MENHLHLIAASPDLSRDMQRFKAYTAKQIIDHLQRSGSARVLELLALLKRPRKIESQYRVWKEGSHPQRIESSEAARRRKPVYIHLDPVKRGYVDLPEHWRYSGSRHYAGAEGLVDAIKDWREFGKLALSDLVRKAAYIGLAKARSGAIVPDLFQDRHARRELGIQ encoded by the coding sequence TTGGAAAATCACCTGCACCTGATCGCCGCTTCGCCGGATTTGAGCCGGGACATGCAGCGGTTTAAGGCTTATACAGCCAAGCAAATCATCGATCATTTGCAACGAAGTGGTTCGGCGCGGGTGCTGGAATTGTTAGCGTTGTTGAAGCGGCCGCGTAAGATCGAGAGCCAGTACCGGGTTTGGAAGGAAGGTAGTCATCCGCAACGGATCGAATCATCCGAGGCGGCGAGGCGGCGGAAGCCGGTTTACATCCATCTTGACCCGGTCAAACGCGGCTATGTGGATTTGCCGGAGCATTGGCGTTATTCCGGTTCGCGGCATTATGCGGGCGCGGAGGGATTGGTCGACGCGATCAAAGACTGGCGAGAATTTGGGAAGCTGGCGCTTTCGGACCTGGTTCGAAAGGCGGCCTACATCGGTTTAGCGAAAGCGCGATCCGGCGCCATCGTCCCGGATTTGTTTCAAGACCGCCATGCCCGCCGGGAATTGGGCATCCAGTGA
- a CDS encoding EscU/YscU/HrcU family type III secretion system export apparatus switch protein, protein MSGRTFYNADIAVALKYDGKNAPKVTAKGEGFTAQQILAIAEKHDIPLQNQPELARILAQVPLGDEIPEQLYVAVAEVIAFAYLIAGKTPDL, encoded by the coding sequence ATGAGCGGTAGAACCTTCTACAACGCCGACATTGCCGTCGCTCTGAAATACGACGGCAAAAACGCGCCCAAGGTCACCGCCAAGGGCGAAGGTTTTACCGCTCAACAAATTCTGGCGATTGCCGAAAAACACGACATTCCGCTACAAAATCAACCCGAACTGGCGCGCATTCTGGCCCAGGTGCCGCTAGGCGACGAAATTCCCGAACAACTCTACGTCGCCGTCGCCGAAGTCATCGCCTTCGCCTATCTGATCGCCGGCAAAACGCCCGACCTGTAA
- the yajC gene encoding preprotein translocase subunit YajC codes for MSFLISDAIAQTAPAAQQPGIEGMLFPLGILIFFYFLFIRPQSKRNKEQKQMLAALGKGSEVVTSGGILGKVVDLDDNFVKLEVSDNTFIQVQRHAVATMMPKGTYKTLNKKA; via the coding sequence ATGAGTTTCTTGATTTCAGACGCGATTGCGCAAACCGCACCCGCCGCCCAACAACCCGGCATCGAAGGCATGCTGTTTCCGCTTGGCATCCTGATCTTTTTCTACTTCCTGTTCATTCGCCCGCAATCCAAGCGCAACAAGGAACAAAAACAAATGTTGGCCGCGCTCGGCAAGGGTTCGGAAGTGGTCACCAGCGGCGGGATACTGGGTAAAGTCGTCGATCTGGACGACAATTTCGTCAAATTGGAAGTCTCGGACAACACCTTCATCCAAGTCCAACGCCACGCCGTCGCGACGATGATGCCAAAAGGCACGTACAAAACCCTGAACAAAAAAGCCTAA
- a CDS encoding TVP38/TMEM64 family protein, whose product MKTNKVWLSRFIQDHYSFSVVLFFLACVVFVNSPVPAAAAIKVLGGYCFGFYLGAIYNVGATILACFVGFAISRYALKGWFEKSYYDRIKNIDTELEHNGFYYFLSLRLVMVVPYFIINITAGISRVSFRQYCLSTILGVLPTSLIYANGGEKLERIASFTQLLEPQVIAAILLVAVVSLVPVLVKKLWIKRKTN is encoded by the coding sequence GTGAAAACTAATAAAGTTTGGTTAAGTCGGTTTATTCAAGATCATTACTCGTTTTCGGTGGTCTTGTTTTTTCTGGCTTGTGTCGTTTTCGTCAACTCCCCGGTACCGGCCGCCGCGGCGATAAAAGTGTTGGGCGGCTATTGTTTCGGGTTTTATTTGGGAGCTATCTATAATGTCGGGGCGACTATTTTAGCCTGTTTTGTCGGGTTCGCCATTAGCCGCTATGCGTTAAAAGGGTGGTTTGAAAAAAGCTATTACGATCGAATAAAAAATATCGATACCGAGTTGGAACATAATGGCTTTTATTATTTCCTGAGTTTACGACTGGTCATGGTGGTGCCGTATTTTATCATCAATATCACCGCCGGGATTTCCAGAGTATCGTTTCGGCAATATTGTCTGAGTACGATATTGGGCGTGTTGCCGACTTCGTTGATTTACGCCAACGGCGGCGAAAAACTGGAACGCATCGCGTCGTTTACCCAATTGCTCGAGCCGCAGGTGATTGCGGCTATCTTATTAGTGGCGGTCGTTTCGCTGGTGCCGGTGCTGGTCAAAAAATTGTGGATCAAACGGAAGACCAATTAG
- the asd gene encoding archaetidylserine decarboxylase (Phosphatidylserine decarboxylase is synthesized as a single chain precursor. Generation of the pyruvoyl active site from a Ser is coupled to cleavage of a Gly-Ser bond between the larger (beta) and smaller (alpha chains). It is an integral membrane protein.) — MNLKELLTVLPQYGLPHHALSNLMAKLTHCRNPTWKNLFIKTIVRLYGVNMAEAKYPDPDSYASFNEFFTRELQDGARTFASGRDELACPADGEVSQAGTIEAGRIFQAKGHDYSVLELLGGDAERAAAFSDGRFATIYLSPKDYHRLHMPLAGTLKEMIHVPGQLFSVNNTTVGAVPNLFARNERVACIFDTEAGPMALILVGAIFVSSVETVWHGVVTPPTVSQARVWQYGADAPTLAKGAEMGRFNMGSTIIVLFGPEQVAWHADLTAGRAVRLGESIGRHLV; from the coding sequence ATGAATTTAAAAGAATTGTTAACCGTCCTGCCGCAATACGGCTTGCCCCATCACGCGCTGTCGAATCTGATGGCCAAGCTGACCCATTGCCGAAACCCGACCTGGAAAAACCTGTTCATCAAGACCATCGTCCGCCTGTACGGCGTGAACATGGCGGAAGCCAAATATCCAGACCCGGACAGTTACGCCAGTTTCAACGAGTTTTTCACCCGCGAATTGCAAGACGGCGCCCGCACTTTTGCGTCGGGCCGCGACGAGCTGGCTTGCCCGGCGGACGGCGAAGTCAGTCAAGCCGGCACGATCGAGGCCGGACGAATTTTTCAAGCCAAGGGCCACGACTACAGCGTGCTGGAGTTACTGGGAGGAGACGCGGAGCGCGCTGCGGCTTTCAGTGACGGCCGGTTTGCCACGATTTACTTGTCGCCCAAGGATTATCACCGCCTGCACATGCCGTTGGCCGGCACGCTGAAGGAAATGATCCACGTGCCCGGCCAGTTGTTCAGCGTCAATAACACCACGGTCGGCGCGGTGCCGAATCTGTTCGCGCGTAACGAGCGGGTGGCATGCATTTTCGACACCGAAGCCGGGCCGATGGCCTTGATTTTGGTCGGCGCCATCTTCGTGTCCAGCGTCGAAACGGTCTGGCACGGCGTCGTCACGCCACCGACCGTCAGCCAAGCGCGGGTTTGGCAATACGGCGCCGACGCACCGACGCTAGCTAAAGGCGCCGAGATGGGCCGCTTCAACATGGGTTCGACGATCATCGTCCTGTTCGGCCCCGAGCAAGTCGCCTGGCATGCCGATCTGACCGCCGGCCGGGCGGTCCGGCTGGGCGAAAGCATCGGTAGGCATCTGGTTTAA